Proteins co-encoded in one Nicotiana sylvestris chromosome 7, ASM39365v2, whole genome shotgun sequence genomic window:
- the LOC104237916 gene encoding transcription factor bHLH117 gives MERKPLLQPEFNAGEAFLPLMASDEAFINGLYNGLSYQSVLSLSLDHYNHGEEVKPLSLSYFHPSLANDIPYAAAASQMQQSSATFDFSTTRDFPWVKETENILDADQKLKLPKLEPVTENLQLYPYNNEIFLNEPPFNYFSNGISDDSGLGYGRLPDLRCLEMPNYLDFHLGDSSSTVNGVEPVSVNSQVLMSNQLSTMPKSCKQSAYGSSTTRIRRQKLSEKTRSLEKLLPWDKKMDTATMLGEAYKYVKFLQAQVRVLQSMPVLVEGGASSSSSGSEDRNGKFSNVNEVKANSFYGPLARLNRQQLLQVVLNSPVAQTYLYSKGCCVYSAEQLLQLRKIAQRNALYRQTLFYSGMFS, from the coding sequence ATGGAGAGAAAACCTCTACTTCAACCGGAGTTCAATGCCGGAGAAGCGTTTCTGCCACTTATGGCGTCTGATGAAGCCTTCATCAATGGCTTGTACAACGGCCTGAGCTATCAGTCCGTTTTGAGTTTGAGCCTCGACCACTACAATCACGGCGAAGAAGTGAAACCTCTctcactttcatattttcacccTTCTCTCGCAAACGATATACCATACGCTGCTGCTGCTTCTCAAATGCAGCAAAGTTCGGCGACTTTTGATTTCTCTACTACTCGAGATTTTCCATGGGTTAAGGAGACGGAGAATATTCTCGATGCTGATCAAAAGCTGAAATTACCGAAGCTGGAACCAGTAACGGAGAATCTCCAGTTGTATCCGTACAACAACGAGATATTTTTGAATGAGCCGCCGTTCAACTACTTCTCCAACGGTATCTCCGACGACAGCGGCTTAGGCTACGGCCGTCTTCCAGATCTCCGTTGCCTCGAAATGCCAAACTATTTGGATTTTCACCTCGGTGACTCATCGTCCACTGTAAACGGAGTCGAACCGGTGTCTGTTAATTCACAAGTACTCATGAGTAACCAGCTCAGTACCATGCCAAAAAGCTGCAAGCAGTCTGCTTATGGTTCATCTACAACTCGAATACGAAGACAGAAGCTAAGCGAGAAAACACGATCTCTGGAGAAGCTGTTGCCATGGGACAAAAAAATGGATACGGCGACAATGCTAGGAGAGGCGTACAAATACGTCAAGTTCCTACAGGCGCAGGTTAGAGTCTTACAGAGCATGCCTGTGCTGGTAGAAGGAGGTGCTTCGTCGTCTTCCTCTGGTTCCGAGGACAGAAATGGAAAATTCAGCAATGTAAACGAAGTGAAGGCGAATAGCTTTTACGGGCCATTGGCGAGGTTGAATAGGCAGCAGCTTTTACAGGTGGTACTGAACTCGCCTGTGGCTCAGACGTATCTGTACTCTAAAGGCTGCTGTGTTTACTCGGCTGAACAGCTGCTTCAGCTCAGGAAAATTGCTCAGAGGAACGCTTTGTACCGCCAAACGCTGTTTTACTCCGGCATGTTCTCTTAA